From Terriglobia bacterium, one genomic window encodes:
- a CDS encoding sigma-70 family RNA polymerase sigma factor, translating to MKPTDLPRGHTVAGGIVSASEDKADVEKVLAGDVEAFQGILLRWQRPLVNLAYRYCRDRGRAEEMAQEAFLRAFRKLSHWRSDAVFSSWLFALAANLYRSELRRIPMKTVPLDEILEPKDTRPSQPGLEEEQRDRAIRQAVAALPSKYRDAVIFFYLQEMDLDAAARSLGLNQGTLKSRLFRAREILRKKLPHLSLESPREALP from the coding sequence ATGAAACCGACCGATTTGCCCCGCGGTCATACCGTGGCAGGGGGAATTGTGAGTGCCAGTGAAGACAAAGCCGACGTGGAAAAGGTCCTGGCAGGCGATGTCGAGGCATTTCAAGGCATTCTTTTGCGCTGGCAGCGGCCGCTGGTCAACCTGGCTTATCGTTATTGCCGGGACCGTGGACGAGCCGAGGAAATGGCGCAGGAAGCTTTCTTGCGCGCCTTCCGCAAACTGAGCCATTGGCGAAGCGACGCCGTTTTTTCCAGTTGGCTGTTCGCGCTGGCTGCAAATCTCTATCGTTCAGAGCTGCGGCGGATTCCGATGAAGACAGTGCCGCTGGATGAAATTCTGGAACCTAAAGATACACGGCCGTCGCAGCCGGGGCTGGAAGAAGAACAGCGCGACCGGGCGATTCGACAGGCGGTCGCCGCGCTACCTTCAAAATATCGTGATGCCGTGATCTTTTTTTATCTTCAGGAGATGGACCTGGATGCGGCGGCACGCAGCCTGGGATTGAACCAGGGCACCTTGAAGTCAAGACTCTTCCGCGCCCGTGAGATACTTCGCAAGAAGCTCCCGCATCTATCACTGGAAAGTCCCAGAGAGGCATTACCATGA
- a CDS encoding cold shock domain-containing protein, whose product MEQGIVKWFNDAKGFGFITRNSGDGDVFVHFSAIQSNGFKSLPEGQAVEFSVTKGPKGLQAENVRVL is encoded by the coding sequence ATGGAACAAGGAATTGTGAAGTGGTTTAACGACGCAAAAGGATTTGGATTTATTACCCGCAACAGCGGTGACGGAGACGTGTTTGTGCACTTCTCAGCGATCCAGTCCAACGGGTTCAAGAGCTTGCCGGAAGGCCAGGCCGTGGAATTCAGCGTTACCAAGGGTCCCAAAGGCCTACAGGCAGAGAACGTAAGAGTTCTGTAA
- the nrfD gene encoding polysulfide reductase NrfD, whose translation MSRVPLPELPGRVPDSQSERRLTALRREAAQSGMVSGKGVTPAGAPFRQASPNTGYYGVPLLKEPQWNPEVPLYFFVGGAAGASAVIADMASWLGNDRELVRSARWMAAGGGALSSALLIKDLGMPSRFLNMLRVFKPQSPMSMGAWTLSAFSSFSAAAAFANVMQVKFGLSIPIRLIENAAGALATATGLVMSSYTGVLIGATVIPVWNENVGTLPQHFAASGLNSAVSLLELFGHDYNRALNLLGISASCYEVAEGVLLESKRHRVNEPLRKGWSGAIVRAGGVLSGPVPLALRLAYAVSGNKKLRRAAAWSSVAGSLLTRFGWVQAGRASARDHRIPLELPEDTAEVRKTSHQIGLQQPA comes from the coding sequence ATGAGCCGAGTTCCCTTACCTGAATTGCCCGGACGTGTTCCAGATTCACAAAGCGAACGACGGCTTACCGCTTTGCGTCGCGAGGCCGCGCAATCCGGCATGGTCTCAGGAAAAGGAGTGACGCCAGCGGGAGCGCCGTTCCGGCAAGCCTCACCGAATACCGGCTACTACGGAGTGCCGCTGCTCAAGGAGCCACAGTGGAATCCGGAAGTGCCGTTGTATTTTTTTGTAGGCGGCGCGGCTGGAGCATCGGCCGTAATTGCGGATATGGCAAGCTGGCTGGGCAACGATCGCGAACTAGTGCGCAGCGCACGATGGATGGCCGCGGGCGGAGGCGCGCTTTCGTCAGCACTGTTAATCAAAGATCTGGGAATGCCATCGCGCTTCCTGAACATGCTCCGGGTGTTCAAGCCGCAAAGTCCCATGAGCATGGGCGCGTGGACGCTATCTGCTTTCTCCAGCTTCTCTGCGGCGGCGGCATTTGCCAATGTGATGCAAGTAAAGTTTGGCCTTTCAATCCCGATCCGCCTGATTGAAAATGCGGCGGGAGCGTTGGCTACTGCGACGGGACTAGTGATGTCGAGCTACACGGGAGTGTTGATTGGCGCGACAGTGATACCTGTGTGGAATGAAAACGTCGGAACGCTTCCGCAGCACTTCGCGGCTTCAGGACTCAACTCGGCGGTCTCTCTTCTAGAGCTGTTTGGACACGATTACAATCGTGCGTTGAACCTGCTGGGAATTTCCGCATCATGTTATGAGGTAGCGGAAGGGGTGTTGCTGGAAAGCAAACGCCATCGCGTAAATGAACCGTTGCGTAAAGGGTGGAGTGGCGCGATTGTGAGAGCGGGCGGAGTGTTGTCCGGACCGGTACCGCTGGCATTGCGTCTTGCCTACGCCGTGAGCGGCAATAAGAAGCTCCGCCGAGCGGCGGCGTGGTCGAGCGTTGCCGGTTCCCTGCTCACGCGTTTTGGTTGGGTACAGGCGGGACGCGCATCGGCAAGGGACCATCGAATTCCGCTGGAGCTGCCGGAAGACACGGCAGAAGTCAGGAAGACCAGCCATCAGATCGGGTTGCAGCAACCCGCATAG
- a CDS encoding 4Fe-4S dicluster domain-containing protein, giving the protein MSTTAFLTDSTLCIGCKACEVACKEWNQLGEDGFEWSGNSYDNTMAVGHSTWRHVKFVENTPEIGRGGNAAEQLPAWGFSSDVCKHCEVAGCLEACPTGAIVRMEFGAVFIQPDICNGCSYCVVACPFGVVEKNEDDGRAFKCTFCSDRQRAGLQPACAKACPTESIKFGELDVLREEAKARLEVLKSRGVTDAVVYDPVATSVKGIHSLFLLRGDPCTYNLPPNPEVPTAYLKRAWQSAAVAAGAMLGATLLAFLGGKR; this is encoded by the coding sequence ATGAGCACAACTGCATTTTTGACGGATTCCACGCTGTGCATCGGCTGCAAGGCCTGCGAGGTAGCGTGCAAAGAGTGGAATCAACTCGGAGAAGACGGCTTTGAGTGGAGCGGAAATTCTTATGACAACACCATGGCCGTGGGACATTCAACGTGGCGGCATGTGAAGTTTGTGGAGAACACGCCAGAGATCGGGCGCGGCGGCAACGCTGCAGAGCAACTGCCGGCCTGGGGCTTCTCCTCTGACGTCTGCAAGCATTGCGAAGTGGCCGGCTGCCTTGAAGCATGCCCGACGGGCGCAATCGTGCGCATGGAGTTTGGAGCAGTGTTCATTCAGCCGGATATCTGCAATGGCTGCTCATACTGCGTTGTTGCTTGTCCCTTTGGCGTGGTTGAAAAAAATGAAGATGATGGCCGAGCGTTCAAGTGTACGTTCTGCTCTGACCGTCAGCGGGCAGGCTTGCAGCCGGCCTGTGCCAAAGCGTGTCCGACAGAGTCGATCAAATTTGGCGAGTTAGATGTGCTCAGAGAAGAAGCTAAAGCGAGACTTGAAGTTCTGAAATCGCGCGGCGTAACAGACGCAGTGGTGTACGATCCCGTTGCAACCAGTGTTAAAGGAATACATTCTCTGTTTCTGCTGCGTGGCGATCCGTGTACCTACAATCTGCCGCCGAATCCTGAGGTCCCTACCGCCTATTTAAAGAGAGCATGGCAATCTGCCGCCGTCGCCGCTGGAGCGATGCTCGGCGCTACCCTGCTGGCATTTCTGGGAGGCAAGCGATGA
- the fdnG gene encoding formate dehydrogenase-N subunit alpha, producing the protein MLRELLARWPVVKQIQTGGDGTGAEAMSDKTHSLGPRTAGAEVARSVCPYCGVGCGQLVYHKNNKLVSIEGDPESPISRGRLCPKGADSFELLTHANRELKMKYRKPFSKKWESLDLETAMDMIADRLWDARERSFVEKQDGQTLMQTKAVAHLGGATLDNEENYLIKKMFTGGLGMVCISNQARIUHSSTVPGLGTSYGRGGATTAQQDLQYSDAILIMGSSMAENHPVGFQWVMEAREKGAKVIHIDPRYSRTSAMADYWLPLRPGSDIIFLGALINYVLTHEKYFREYVVHYTNASTLLRDDFRDTEDLGGVFSGWNQEEKQYDPKTWLYEGSPSKDSGGVFAGHSKHGGGHGKDRGGEAGDLGEHKDDPGLENPRCVFQVLKKHFARYTPELVESSCGIPKEKFLEVAEVYTSASGPERTGAICYAVGWTQHSKGPQIIRAAAILQLLLGNTGRPGGGVMALRGHSSIQGSTDIPTLYDILPGYLPMPFFEGDSDSLATYLKKHTSETGWWNHFDKYAISLLKAWYGEAATAENQFGFQFLPRVTGDHSEYGYWLDMADGKLEGLFVMGQNPAVGAANGRLERSALANLKWLVVRDFVETETAAFWKDSPEVHRGELDPKKIPTEIFFLPAAGHAEKDGSFTNTQRLLQFHEKAIDPPEDCRSETWFMYHLGRRLKARATKQQTSRNAALNALTWDYGTHGRHAEPNVEEIIGEINGYRVSDRTLVSGYKELKNDGSTACGCWIYSGVMPSPTENKARKREPKGRYGHGWGYAWPSDRRILYNRASARPDGKPWSERKALVWWDVDQKKWTGHDTADFTEDKAPDYRPEKGAKGDDAIAGDKPFIMHPDGVGWIWVSSGLKDGPLPTHYEPLESVVTNPLYPDHSTNPAADKKERPDNTYAFPAGDERFPYLLSTYRLTEHHTGGGMSRYLPHLAELQPELFAEISPQLAEEIGVRTGEYLTVTTMRGIIEARALITERNQPLVIDGKLRHTICLPYQFGYKGLVTGDVPNDLLSISEEPNVRIMETKALVCNAHPGRVPRNAQALKMWRQDLRRTA; encoded by the coding sequence ATGCTCCGGGAGCTGCTTGCGCGCTGGCCAGTCGTTAAACAAATCCAGACAGGTGGAGACGGAACTGGCGCGGAAGCCATGTCTGACAAGACCCACAGTCTGGGGCCGCGCACGGCTGGTGCTGAAGTGGCGCGTTCCGTCTGTCCGTATTGCGGCGTGGGCTGCGGTCAACTGGTTTACCACAAAAACAACAAGCTGGTTTCCATTGAAGGCGATCCTGAGTCTCCCATCTCCCGCGGACGACTCTGCCCCAAAGGAGCCGACAGCTTTGAGCTCCTGACCCATGCAAATCGCGAACTGAAGATGAAGTACCGTAAGCCGTTCAGCAAGAAGTGGGAAAGCCTTGATCTTGAAACGGCCATGGACATGATCGCTGACCGGCTCTGGGATGCGCGAGAACGGTCATTTGTTGAAAAGCAGGATGGACAAACCCTGATGCAGACCAAAGCGGTAGCGCATCTGGGCGGCGCCACGCTGGATAACGAAGAAAATTACCTGATCAAAAAAATGTTTACCGGCGGTCTAGGCATGGTTTGCATCAGCAACCAGGCCCGAATATGACACAGCTCCACGGTGCCCGGTCTGGGCACATCTTACGGTCGCGGCGGAGCAACCACCGCCCAACAGGACCTGCAATATTCTGACGCGATCCTGATCATGGGTTCGTCCATGGCGGAGAATCATCCCGTCGGGTTCCAGTGGGTGATGGAAGCGCGCGAGAAGGGCGCAAAAGTAATTCACATTGATCCGCGTTACAGCCGCACCTCGGCCATGGCGGATTACTGGCTGCCGTTGCGGCCCGGTTCAGACATAATTTTTCTTGGCGCGCTGATCAATTACGTCCTCACGCATGAAAAATATTTCCGCGAATATGTAGTCCATTACACCAACGCATCCACGCTGCTGCGCGACGATTTTCGCGATACTGAAGATCTTGGCGGCGTATTTTCCGGCTGGAACCAGGAAGAGAAGCAATACGACCCCAAGACCTGGCTCTATGAAGGTTCTCCGTCAAAGGACTCAGGCGGAGTGTTTGCAGGACACTCAAAACATGGCGGGGGCCATGGCAAAGATCGCGGCGGTGAAGCGGGTGACCTGGGCGAGCATAAGGACGATCCTGGTCTGGAAAATCCGCGTTGCGTCTTTCAGGTCCTGAAAAAACATTTTGCCCGCTATACGCCGGAGTTGGTTGAGTCCTCTTGCGGCATTCCAAAAGAAAAATTTCTGGAAGTTGCGGAAGTTTACACATCCGCTTCTGGTCCGGAGCGGACGGGAGCAATCTGTTACGCCGTCGGCTGGACGCAGCATTCCAAAGGCCCGCAGATCATTCGTGCGGCAGCCATCCTGCAATTACTTCTGGGGAATACAGGCCGTCCTGGCGGGGGCGTTATGGCCTTGCGCGGCCATTCGTCGATCCAGGGCTCCACCGATATACCAACTCTTTATGACATTTTGCCCGGCTACCTGCCGATGCCCTTTTTCGAAGGCGATTCGGATAGCTTGGCCACCTATCTGAAAAAGCATACCTCCGAGACAGGCTGGTGGAACCACTTTGATAAATACGCCATTAGCCTGCTCAAAGCCTGGTACGGAGAGGCCGCGACTGCCGAAAACCAATTTGGATTTCAGTTTCTGCCGCGCGTCACCGGCGACCATTCTGAATACGGTTACTGGCTTGATATGGCCGATGGCAAACTGGAAGGTCTTTTTGTGATGGGACAGAATCCGGCGGTCGGCGCGGCGAACGGAAGACTCGAGCGTTCCGCGCTGGCCAACCTGAAGTGGCTCGTCGTTCGCGACTTTGTGGAAACAGAGACAGCCGCATTCTGGAAAGACTCGCCAGAAGTCCACCGCGGCGAACTTGATCCCAAAAAGATCCCGACGGAAATCTTTTTTCTTCCCGCGGCCGGTCACGCGGAAAAAGACGGGAGTTTTACCAACACGCAACGCCTGCTGCAGTTCCACGAAAAAGCAATCGATCCGCCGGAAGATTGCCGCAGCGAAACATGGTTCATGTACCACCTGGGACGAAGGTTGAAAGCCAGAGCAACCAAACAGCAGACATCGCGCAATGCAGCTTTAAACGCGCTCACATGGGACTACGGGACGCACGGGCGCCATGCCGAGCCGAACGTTGAAGAGATCATCGGCGAAATCAACGGCTATCGCGTAAGCGACCGAACTCTGGTTTCAGGCTATAAAGAGCTAAAGAACGATGGTTCCACAGCGTGCGGCTGCTGGATTTATTCCGGAGTAATGCCCTCTCCAACAGAAAACAAGGCGCGCAAGCGCGAGCCCAAAGGCCGCTATGGACACGGGTGGGGCTACGCATGGCCAAGCGATCGCCGGATTTTGTACAACCGTGCATCCGCGCGTCCGGACGGGAAGCCATGGAGCGAGCGCAAAGCGCTGGTGTGGTGGGACGTCGACCAAAAAAAATGGACAGGCCACGACACTGCGGATTTCACAGAAGATAAAGCGCCGGACTATCGGCCAGAAAAAGGCGCTAAAGGCGATGATGCTATTGCGGGCGACAAGCCGTTCATCATGCATCCAGACGGCGTGGGATGGATCTGGGTTTCCAGCGGACTGAAAGATGGCCCGCTGCCAACGCACTATGAACCTCTGGAAAGCGTTGTTACGAATCCACTCTATCCAGACCACAGCACAAATCCCGCGGCAGACAAGAAAGAACGGCCCGACAATACGTACGCCTTTCCTGCCGGCGACGAGCGATTCCCTTACCTGCTGAGCACCTACCGATTGACTGAACACCACACCGGTGGAGGCATGAGCCGATATCTGCCGCATCTGGCGGAGCTGCAGCCGGAATTATTTGCAGAAATCTCACCACAGTTGGCGGAAGAGATCGGAGTTCGAACCGGAGAGTATCTCACCGTTACCACGATGCGCGGAATTATTGAAGCTCGCGCGTTGATCACTGAGCGAAACCAGCCGCTGGTGATCGATGGGAAACTCAGGCACACGATCTGCCTGCCGTACCAATTCGGCTACAAGGGGCTTGTCACCGGCGACGTGCCGAACGATCTGCTTTCAATTTCTGAAGAACCCAACGTGCGCATCATGGAAACCAAGGCGCTTGTTTGCAACGCGCATCCGGGACGCGTACCGCGGAACGCACAAGCATTGAAAATGTGGAGACAGGACCTGCGGAGGACGGCATGA
- a CDS encoding restriction endonuclease — MIALASARIGLLLPIRACRLAPGSNRMFKVKKKPKITSAEFELQVKKFLESTSGKLEEFKTEHLESIEGTDGTYEIDITVRFRAFGAKFLVLVECKHHKNRIMRDYVQVLHAKQVSLGAQKAMMFSTSGFNEGAVNYALQHGIALIQLASGETLYFTKGGNPTPLPDSLPAYVGWLIAKHDRATDGVSHSLIAPGHPDALNKFLFDSSPR, encoded by the coding sequence ATGATCGCGCTTGCTTCAGCTCGTATCGGGTTACTTCTGCCCATACGTGCTTGTCGCCTCGCGCCCGGATCAAATCGAATGTTTAAAGTCAAGAAAAAGCCGAAAATCACTTCAGCCGAATTTGAGCTCCAGGTCAAGAAGTTCCTGGAGTCAACCTCCGGGAAGCTGGAGGAATTTAAAACCGAACACCTGGAGTCTATTGAGGGGACCGATGGCACCTATGAAATTGACATAACGGTAAGATTTAGAGCTTTCGGAGCGAAGTTTCTCGTTCTGGTGGAATGTAAACACCACAAAAACCGTATTATGCGCGACTACGTGCAGGTGCTGCACGCCAAACAGGTATCGCTTGGCGCGCAAAAAGCAATGATGTTTTCTACCTCTGGTTTTAACGAAGGGGCGGTAAATTACGCGCTTCAACATGGGATTGCTTTGATCCAGCTTGCTTCAGGCGAAACTCTGTACTTTACAAAGGGTGGGAATCCAACGCCCCTGCCTGATTCCCTGCCCGCTTATGTTGGATGGCTCATTGCCAAGCACGACCGCGCAACTGACGGCGTGAGTCATAGCCTCATCGCTCCAGGACATCCTGATGCCCTGAACAAGTTTCTCTTTGACTCGTCGCCGAGGTAA
- a CDS encoding Re/Si-specific NAD(P)(+) transhydrogenase subunit alpha, producing MRIAVPREQQQGEARVALAPESVKKLVAAGAEVGIETGAGLRAGFTDADYQTAGASLMARADLLPEADILACVNRPEPGDFNKLKSGAVIIGFLKPLDEPAALEPIIERKLTAFAMELVPRSTRAQSMDALSSMATVAGYKAVLIAAARLPRMFPMLMTAAGTVPPAKVLVLGAGVAGLQAIATARRLGAVVEAYDVRAAAGQDVKSLGAKFLEVDLGGIETQDAGGYAKELSPEALQRGRDMVAKHAATSDVIITTAQVPGRKAPLMLTEEAVNNMRPGAVIVDLAASTGGNVAYTKPGEDVDRNGVTILGPLNLPATVPGHASQLYSRNLTTFIALINDKGTLKIDMNDDILKPACVAYEGGSVHPKVAAALGHPVA from the coding sequence ATGAGAATTGCGGTCCCAAGGGAACAGCAGCAAGGTGAAGCCCGGGTAGCGTTGGCGCCTGAGTCGGTCAAAAAGCTGGTGGCAGCCGGCGCGGAGGTTGGCATTGAGACCGGCGCGGGCCTGCGCGCCGGATTTACTGACGCGGACTATCAGACAGCGGGCGCGAGCCTGATGGCGCGAGCGGATCTGCTGCCGGAAGCCGATATTCTGGCGTGCGTAAATCGTCCGGAGCCCGGCGACTTTAACAAGCTGAAGTCGGGAGCTGTGATCATCGGCTTTCTGAAGCCGCTGGATGAGCCAGCCGCGCTGGAGCCAATCATTGAGCGCAAGCTCACGGCATTTGCCATGGAGCTGGTGCCGCGATCCACGCGCGCTCAATCCATGGACGCGCTCTCTTCCATGGCCACTGTTGCGGGCTACAAAGCCGTGTTGATCGCCGCCGCGCGCCTGCCGCGAATGTTTCCCATGCTGATGACGGCCGCCGGCACAGTTCCTCCGGCTAAGGTCCTGGTGCTGGGCGCGGGCGTTGCTGGATTGCAAGCTATTGCCACCGCTCGACGCCTTGGCGCCGTGGTGGAAGCTTATGACGTGCGCGCCGCCGCCGGCCAGGACGTGAAATCACTGGGCGCGAAATTTCTTGAAGTGGACCTGGGCGGAATTGAAACGCAGGACGCCGGCGGATACGCCAAGGAACTTTCTCCTGAAGCGCTGCAGCGCGGGCGCGATATGGTGGCCAAGCACGCCGCAACTTCCGATGTAATCATTACCACGGCGCAGGTGCCCGGACGAAAAGCTCCGCTGATGCTGACGGAAGAAGCGGTGAACAACATGCGTCCGGGAGCAGTGATCGTTGACTTGGCGGCTTCCACCGGCGGCAACGTTGCCTATACCAAGCCCGGTGAAGACGTGGACCGCAACGGCGTAACGATTCTTGGCCCGCTCAATTTGCCCGCCACGGTCCCGGGACACGCCAGCCAGCTTTATTCGCGCAACCTGACAACGTTCATAGCCCTGATCAACGACAAGGGCACTCTGAAGATCGACATGAATGACGATATCTTGAAACCAGCTTGCGTCGCTTATGAAGGCGGGAGCGTCCATCCGAAAGTGGCCGCGGCGTTGGGACATCCGGTAGCGTAG
- a CDS encoding NAD(P) transhydrogenase subunit alpha, translating into MEGTKELSFNPAVLIASLYVFALAAFLGYQVISRVPPLLHTPLMSATNAISGISLIGSIVIAGSHYDEHQMLASILGCAAVTSAMINVTGGFLITDRMLKMFRKKEAPKTDKPEEKK; encoded by the coding sequence ATGGAAGGGACAAAGGAACTGTCTTTCAACCCGGCGGTCCTCATCGCTTCTCTGTATGTTTTTGCCCTGGCCGCTTTTCTTGGCTATCAGGTGATCTCACGCGTGCCTCCGCTGCTGCACACGCCGCTAATGTCGGCCACGAACGCGATTTCAGGTATCTCACTGATTGGCTCGATTGTGATTGCGGGATCGCACTATGACGAGCACCAGATGCTGGCGTCGATCCTGGGCTGCGCCGCGGTGACCTCCGCCATGATCAACGTGACGGGCGGGTTCCTGATTACTGACCGCATGCTGAAGATGTTCCGCAAGAAAGAAGCGCCCAAGACCGATAAGCCGGAGGAGAAAAAGTGA
- a CDS encoding NAD(P)(+) transhydrogenase (Re/Si-specific) subunit beta has protein sequence MSHAQYFLEATYLIASCLFVLGLKGLSHPDTARRGMIMAAAGMAAAVIGTLFHPDIHNYLYIAIGLILGSSIGIPMAMVPMTAMPQRTALSHAFGALAASMVGIAEYVIHGSKLGPVKVGALGLEVMLGSLTVTGSLIAAAKLQELMRGTPIMFKGQQIFNLALFIVMVGSFVAWIVNPAGATFFYAMVGCAFVFGIMLVIPIGAADMPVVMSLLNSYAGLSSAATGFVLGNNVLIIAGTLDGFSGFILSILMCRAMNRSITNVLFGGFGAAVTSETAVTGSMREVGLDDVAVQLAYANQVVFVPGYGMATAQAQHACRELGNILEERGISVKYAIHPVAGRMPGHMNVLLAEANVPYSSLYEMEQINPEMQSTDVAVVIGANDVVNPDARDNPKSLIAGMPIIEVDKAKSVVVLKRGKGKGFSGLENPLFFKPVTGMLYGDAKSSLTNLVQAVQKV, from the coding sequence GTGAGCCACGCTCAATATTTCCTCGAAGCCACATATCTCATCGCTTCCTGCCTCTTTGTTTTGGGCTTGAAGGGGCTGAGCCATCCTGATACGGCGCGGCGCGGCATGATTATGGCTGCCGCTGGAATGGCAGCCGCTGTGATCGGCACGCTTTTCCATCCTGATATTCATAACTATCTATATATCGCCATCGGTCTGATTCTGGGTTCGAGCATTGGTATTCCCATGGCCATGGTGCCGATGACAGCCATGCCACAACGAACCGCGCTGTCGCACGCGTTTGGCGCGCTGGCTGCTTCGATGGTGGGCATTGCCGAATACGTGATTCACGGCAGCAAGCTTGGTCCGGTGAAAGTCGGCGCACTGGGTTTGGAAGTTATGCTTGGCTCGTTGACTGTGACTGGATCGCTGATTGCCGCAGCTAAGCTTCAGGAACTGATGCGCGGAACTCCAATCATGTTTAAAGGCCAGCAGATTTTTAATCTGGCACTTTTTATTGTGATGGTCGGTTCTTTTGTCGCGTGGATTGTTAATCCTGCGGGCGCTACATTTTTCTATGCGATGGTCGGCTGCGCTTTTGTGTTTGGCATCATGCTGGTCATTCCCATCGGCGCGGCGGACATGCCCGTGGTGATGTCGCTGTTGAACTCTTACGCCGGTCTTTCATCGGCAGCAACCGGCTTTGTGCTAGGCAATAACGTGCTCATCATCGCCGGTACGCTCGATGGTTTCTCCGGATTTATCCTGTCTATTTTGATGTGCCGCGCCATGAACCGCTCGATCACCAATGTGCTGTTTGGCGGCTTTGGCGCCGCAGTCACATCAGAAACAGCTGTAACGGGATCGATGCGCGAAGTCGGGCTTGATGATGTTGCGGTGCAGCTTGCTTATGCTAACCAGGTTGTCTTCGTTCCAGGATACGGCATGGCCACCGCGCAGGCGCAACACGCCTGTCGCGAGCTGGGCAATATCCTGGAAGAACGCGGCATCTCGGTGAAGTACGCAATTCATCCCGTTGCCGGACGCATGCCGGGACACATGAATGTGCTTCTGGCGGAAGCCAACGTGCCGTACTCGTCGCTTTATGAAATGGAACAGATCAATCCTGAGATGCAATCTACTGACGTCGCGGTAGTTATCGGGGCCAACGACGTAGTCAACCCCGATGCCCGAGATAATCCCAAGAGCTTAATTGCTGGAATGCCAATCATAGAAGTCGATAAGGCAAAATCGGTGGTTGTCTTGAAACGCGGCAAGGGAAAAGGTTTTTCCGGACTGGAAAATCCTCTCTTCTTTAAACCGGTCACAGGGATGCTCTATGGCGATGCCAAGTCATCGCTTACAAATCTTGTTCAGGCGGTGCAGAAGGTATAA